One part of the Terrimicrobium sacchariphilum genome encodes these proteins:
- a CDS encoding L,D-transpeptidase — protein MKARTFLTAALLALLAGCAGDTHHRILISAADQRMVVFRDDEKIAEYPVSTSKYGLGSRPNSNATPVGLFRIKKKIGEGAPAGAVFKSRRATGEIIAIDAPGRDPIVTRILWLDGLEPGNRNSFDRLIYIHGTPEERNIGFPASYGCIRMKSVDVISLYETVGTGAKVLIIPGSIPPQFRSQTNL, from the coding sequence GTGAAGGCGAGGACGTTTCTCACGGCAGCGCTTCTCGCCCTCCTGGCGGGATGCGCGGGCGATACGCACCACCGCATCCTGATCAGTGCGGCCGATCAGCGCATGGTGGTCTTCCGCGATGACGAAAAAATCGCCGAGTACCCGGTGTCGACCTCCAAGTATGGCCTCGGCAGTCGACCGAACAGCAATGCGACCCCGGTAGGGCTTTTCCGCATCAAGAAGAAGATCGGCGAGGGAGCGCCCGCTGGAGCGGTCTTCAAATCGCGACGCGCGACAGGGGAGATCATTGCGATCGATGCTCCTGGGCGCGACCCCATCGTCACGCGTATCCTGTGGCTTGATGGGTTGGAACCCGGCAATAGAAACTCCTTCGACAGGCTCATCTACATTCATGGAACGCCGGAGGAACGCAACATCGGCTTCCCGGCCAGCTATGGCTGTATTCGGATGAAGTCCGTCGACGTAATCTCCCTGTACGAGACGGTCGGCACCGGGGCAAAAGTCCTGATTATCCCGGGATCGATTCCCCCGCAGTTCCGCTCGCAAACAAATCTGTAA
- a CDS encoding transporter substrate-binding domain-containing protein — translation MAFLLWSAAPVVWSQEAVPDKPPLRVAVSGAVPFVISNDDNTFTGYSIEVWEDVAAHNGWTFVYKKYPTKLEALAAMDRKEVDVIVGDLGILSMLQGKVEFSQPYYRSGLHIMVTNARPHTFARILSDIYNWGHLKPFWYLLGAIVIGTLFVAWFERKHNPDFPKGHRDALAEAFYYVISLSLGKSAYKGFGGWFGRVVMCVWTILSVVIVAYVTSSITSVMTVESLRGHIQGPGDLHGHTVGAVKETAAILYLREKQIDTIVYPDLDTAVRKGLISGQVPALVGAAPELQYYDNTHPDLPITEVGPVFSPYNYGFGLPLGSPLRVPMNSAILELQERGTLLDLGLKYFGSVFQP, via the coding sequence TTGGCGTTTCTCCTGTGGAGCGCCGCCCCCGTGGTCTGGTCACAGGAAGCCGTACCGGACAAGCCTCCACTGCGAGTCGCTGTATCCGGAGCAGTCCCCTTCGTCATCAGCAATGATGACAATACGTTCACAGGATACTCCATTGAAGTCTGGGAGGACGTTGCCGCGCACAATGGGTGGACGTTCGTCTACAAGAAATACCCCACCAAACTGGAGGCGCTGGCCGCCATGGATCGCAAAGAGGTCGATGTCATCGTCGGCGACCTGGGTATCCTGAGCATGCTCCAGGGGAAAGTGGAGTTTTCCCAGCCATACTATCGATCGGGCCTGCACATCATGGTGACCAATGCGCGACCGCACACCTTTGCCCGAATCTTGTCCGATATTTACAACTGGGGGCACCTGAAGCCCTTTTGGTATCTCCTGGGAGCCATAGTCATCGGCACGCTTTTCGTTGCGTGGTTTGAGCGGAAGCATAATCCCGATTTCCCCAAGGGACATCGCGACGCCCTGGCTGAAGCTTTTTATTACGTTATTTCTCTCTCCCTTGGGAAAAGCGCCTACAAAGGTTTTGGCGGATGGTTTGGACGTGTCGTCATGTGTGTATGGACGATACTGAGTGTGGTCATCGTCGCCTACGTGACCTCCAGCATCACCAGCGTCATGACCGTGGAAAGTCTGCGAGGGCACATTCAGGGTCCCGGCGATTTGCATGGCCATACCGTGGGAGCAGTCAAGGAAACTGCCGCCATCCTTTATCTGCGAGAAAAGCAGATCGACACCATAGTGTATCCCGACCTCGATACTGCGGTAAGGAAAGGGCTGATTTCGGGACAGGTGCCGGCACTCGTCGGCGCGGCACCAGAGCTCCAGTACTACGACAACACCCATCCCGATCTGCCAATTACCGAGGTAGGACCCGTTTTTTCTCCTTACAACTATGGATTTGGCCTTCCACTAGGCAGCCCGCTCCGGGTGCCGATGAACAGCGCCATCCTTGAGTTGCAGGAGCGCGGAACTCTCCTTGATCTCGGACTCAAATATTTCGGATCGGTCTTCCAACCGTAG
- a CDS encoding alpha/beta hydrolase: MVGSCVFFPAQAGAELSSPEYLSLDGTAVASGNVLDGESIKTIASPVLRIYRTQSTPPRGTVLLFPGGGYRLLAMKWEGEKTADALMQKGFDVVILEYHVLDNPDVAALPESGRMEKTRELALEDALKAYRLLRTRGPEWNLHMDRLAVMGYSAGGHLAARLAQHLTPAELPSDLVLIYPAYLDKPLRSGGGREVVPPEKTGRLYVLFGDQDNAGWIRGCQDYVADWERAGGKATVVFLPGLGHGFGASKIEALNDFFRP, encoded by the coding sequence ATGGTCGGCTCTTGCGTATTCTTCCCTGCTCAGGCTGGGGCCGAGTTGAGTTCGCCTGAGTACCTTTCTCTCGATGGTACGGCGGTAGCCTCGGGAAACGTTTTGGATGGTGAGAGTATCAAGACCATTGCCTCGCCTGTCTTGCGGATATATCGCACACAGAGCACGCCGCCCCGGGGGACCGTGCTCTTGTTCCCGGGAGGTGGATACCGGTTACTTGCCATGAAATGGGAGGGCGAGAAGACTGCAGACGCATTAATGCAAAAGGGCTTCGATGTTGTCATCCTCGAGTATCATGTACTGGACAATCCAGATGTCGCTGCCCTCCCGGAAAGCGGCCGGATGGAGAAGACCCGGGAACTGGCTTTGGAGGATGCCTTGAAGGCCTATCGATTGCTCCGCACTCGTGGCCCAGAATGGAACCTCCATATGGATCGCCTCGCGGTGATGGGATATTCTGCAGGCGGGCATCTTGCCGCTCGCCTGGCTCAGCATTTGACTCCGGCGGAGTTGCCATCGGACCTCGTCCTGATTTATCCCGCCTACCTCGACAAACCGCTACGGAGTGGAGGCGGTCGCGAGGTAGTTCCTCCCGAGAAGACGGGGCGGCTGTATGTATTGTTTGGCGATCAGGACAACGCGGGTTGGATCAGGGGTTGTCAGGATTATGTTGCGGATTGGGAGCGTGCGGGTGGCAAGGCGACCGTGGTTTTCCTTCCCGGTCTTGGGCACGGATTTGGTGCCTCCAAAATCGAGGCTCTGAACGATTTCTTCCGCCCTTGA
- a CDS encoding P-II family nitrogen regulator — MKKIEAIIKPFKLEEVKDALADLGIEGMTVSEVKGFGRQKGHTEIYRGSEYTVDFLPKIKIEVVLADSLLESAVAAIVKAAKTGKIGDGKVFVSPVEEAVRIRTDETGEKAV, encoded by the coding sequence ATGAAAAAAATCGAAGCAATCATCAAGCCCTTCAAACTGGAAGAAGTGAAGGACGCCCTGGCCGATCTGGGAATCGAGGGAATGACGGTCAGCGAAGTCAAAGGCTTCGGCCGTCAGAAAGGCCACACGGAAATCTACCGCGGTAGCGAATACACGGTCGACTTCCTTCCGAAAATCAAGATCGAGGTCGTCCTCGCCGACTCTCTGCTGGAGAGCGCGGTGGCAGCCATCGTGAAGGCCGCGAAGACCGGCAAGATCGGTGACGGCAAGGTGTTCGTATCGCCCGTGGAAGAGGCGGTCCGCATCCGCACCGACGAGACCGGCGAGAAAGCGGTCTAG
- a CDS encoding cellulose synthase family protein has protein sequence MSGSLDAMFQSVIWTVCYVSVLVGLSAYGIHRYCIIYLFLKNRKRPAQPVSAFKELPAVTVQLPVFNEFYVIRRLIESVRQLDYPKNLLQIQILDDSTDETCQIAEAETAKLLEEGFDVEYLHRDNREGFKAGALAAGMEKAKGEYIFILDADFVPAPDVLKKCIDFFTDEKVGMVQMRWGHLNRNYSLLTKVQAMFLDGHLLLEQTARSRSGRFFNFNGTAGIWRKSCIEDADGWHYDTLTEDLDLSYRAQMRGWKFVYLPDVIVPAELPVDMNGFKSQQHRWTKGSIQTCKKLLPEVWKAKLPLLIKLEATAHLTSNFGYLLLVMLCVLILPQSFAAKHGAMYSLLVDLPIFFATSVSIALFYLVGQMHQNPRGWWRDIWLMPFTLALATGMSVNNARGVIEAVLNRQSEFTRTPKYGIEMKPVNVRRVRYMPIKSLLPFIELLFALYFGYCVWNSAALGQWISVPFLLMFFGGFTYVAWKSVSFWLQQAGFGFMTRSNA, from the coding sequence ATGAGTGGATCGCTTGACGCGATGTTCCAAAGCGTCATCTGGACAGTTTGCTATGTCAGTGTGCTCGTGGGCCTTTCGGCCTATGGCATTCATCGGTATTGCATTATCTACCTGTTTCTCAAGAACCGGAAGCGCCCGGCACAACCCGTCTCCGCCTTTAAGGAGCTGCCGGCGGTGACCGTACAACTCCCGGTTTTCAATGAATTCTACGTGATTCGTCGCCTGATCGAGTCCGTACGGCAGCTCGATTACCCGAAGAATCTTCTCCAGATTCAAATCCTCGACGACTCGACGGACGAGACCTGCCAGATCGCGGAGGCGGAGACGGCAAAGCTGCTGGAGGAGGGGTTTGATGTCGAGTATCTCCATCGCGACAACCGCGAAGGATTCAAAGCTGGAGCCCTGGCCGCAGGCATGGAGAAAGCCAAGGGCGAGTATATCTTCATCCTCGACGCGGATTTCGTCCCCGCCCCGGATGTGCTGAAGAAGTGCATCGATTTCTTCACGGATGAGAAAGTGGGTATGGTGCAAATGCGGTGGGGCCACCTGAACCGCAACTACTCCCTCCTTACCAAAGTCCAGGCCATGTTTCTCGATGGCCACCTCTTGCTGGAGCAGACTGCACGCAGTCGCAGCGGCAGGTTCTTTAATTTCAATGGCACCGCCGGGATATGGCGCAAGTCTTGCATCGAGGACGCCGATGGCTGGCACTACGACACCCTCACCGAGGATCTCGATCTCAGCTACCGTGCCCAGATGCGGGGATGGAAATTTGTGTATCTGCCCGATGTGATCGTCCCCGCCGAACTCCCGGTCGATATGAATGGATTCAAGTCTCAGCAGCATCGCTGGACAAAGGGTTCGATCCAGACCTGCAAAAAGCTCCTTCCCGAGGTCTGGAAAGCCAAGCTGCCTCTCCTCATCAAGCTCGAGGCGACCGCGCATCTCACCTCAAACTTTGGTTATCTCCTCCTCGTCATGCTCTGCGTGCTCATCCTGCCCCAGTCATTTGCGGCCAAGCATGGAGCCATGTATTCGCTACTCGTGGATCTGCCGATCTTCTTTGCCACATCGGTATCCATCGCGCTCTTTTATCTCGTGGGGCAAATGCATCAGAACCCCCGGGGTTGGTGGCGTGACATCTGGCTCATGCCCTTTACGCTCGCCCTGGCCACCGGCATGTCGGTCAACAACGCCCGCGGCGTGATCGAGGCTGTTCTCAATCGCCAATCGGAGTTCACCCGCACGCCGAAATACGGCATCGAAATGAAGCCTGTGAACGTTCGGCGCGTGCGCTACATGCCGATCAAGTCGCTCCTGCCATTCATCGAGCTGCTCTTTGCCCTCTACTTTGGATACTGCGTCTGGAACTCCGCCGCCCTTGGGCAGTGGATCTCCGTGCCGTTTTTGCTGATGTTCTTTGGCGGCTTCACCTATGTTGCTTGGAAATCCGTCTCCTTCTGGCTTCAGCAGGCGGGGTTTGGATTCATGACTCGTAGCAACGCGTGA
- a CDS encoding aminotransferase family protein produces MPSVDSITAELQSLDRQYQIHPFTNHSDMHGTGTHIVQRGDGCYFIDETGTPILDGLAGLWCVNVGYNCREIVEAVTAQMTQLPYYPSFFNSTTEAPIRVAEFLAKHAPARLNHTIFSNSGSEANETALKVIRGYWKLKGQSQRRKILCRTYAYHGVTLATTSLTGLVNCQEPFDLPLEGFVRIPGPYHYGARSELTPEDYGRWCLEETRRIILAEGPETIAALFAEPIQGAGGVIIPPKGYLSGLREICREFGILYVSDEVITAFGRIGAWYASEMWELDPDIICVAKGITSGYLPLGGTMVSDEIAEPLLKGGYFAHGFTYSGHPSCCAAALANLRYIEDHGLVTKVKDDLGPYFEAKLANLAAHPAVSEVRGMGLIGAAELVPKGGRDALTPTSLLGAKASNLVRAEGAMVRGIRDLIAISPPLVISREQIDSLFASVERGLDKLWD; encoded by the coding sequence ATGCCTTCCGTGGATTCCATCACAGCGGAACTGCAGTCCCTCGACCGGCAGTATCAGATCCATCCCTTCACCAATCATTCCGACATGCACGGGACGGGTACGCACATCGTCCAGAGGGGAGATGGGTGTTATTTCATCGACGAAACAGGCACGCCGATCCTCGATGGGCTCGCTGGCCTGTGGTGCGTAAATGTGGGGTACAACTGCCGCGAGATCGTCGAGGCCGTGACAGCCCAGATGACGCAACTCCCCTATTACCCGTCATTCTTCAACTCCACCACCGAGGCACCCATCCGGGTCGCCGAGTTTCTCGCGAAGCACGCCCCCGCTCGCCTGAACCATACGATCTTTTCCAACTCCGGCTCGGAGGCCAATGAAACAGCGCTCAAGGTGATTCGGGGATATTGGAAGCTCAAAGGCCAGTCCCAGCGCCGAAAGATTCTCTGCCGCACCTATGCCTACCATGGCGTGACGCTCGCCACCACCAGCCTGACGGGACTGGTGAACTGCCAGGAACCGTTCGACCTTCCGCTGGAGGGCTTCGTTCGCATCCCGGGGCCGTACCACTATGGAGCCCGCAGCGAGTTGACCCCCGAGGATTACGGCCGCTGGTGCCTGGAAGAAACCCGCCGCATCATCCTTGCCGAGGGTCCGGAGACGATCGCTGCGCTCTTTGCCGAGCCAATCCAGGGCGCGGGTGGAGTGATCATCCCGCCAAAAGGTTATCTGAGCGGTTTGCGAGAGATCTGTCGGGAATTCGGCATACTCTATGTCTCCGATGAAGTGATCACTGCCTTCGGTCGCATCGGTGCCTGGTATGCCAGCGAGATGTGGGAGCTCGATCCCGATATCATCTGTGTCGCCAAGGGTATCACCAGCGGCTATCTGCCTCTGGGGGGTACCATGGTCAGCGACGAAATCGCGGAGCCTCTGCTTAAGGGCGGCTACTTTGCTCATGGATTTACCTACTCGGGTCACCCCTCCTGCTGCGCGGCTGCATTGGCAAATCTGCGCTATATCGAGGATCACGGTCTCGTCACCAAGGTGAAGGACGATCTCGGCCCTTATTTCGAAGCCAAGCTCGCGAACCTTGCAGCACACCCTGCCGTATCCGAAGTCCGCGGCATGGGCCTCATCGGCGCGGCAGAGCTGGTTCCCAAAGGTGGCCGCGACGCACTCACCCCGACGTCGCTCCTCGGAGCGAAAGCGTCGAATCTTGTCCGCGCCGAGGGCGCGATGGTTCGCGGCATCCGTGACCTTATCGCCATCTCTCCGCCGCTCGTTATTTCGCGAGAGCAGATCGACAGCCTTTTTGCCAGTGTCGAGCGGGGCTTGGACAAGCTCTGGGATTAG
- a CDS encoding ammonium transporter, whose translation MLKRNLLLSTLTAAVMALSWVALPTKTYAQEAAPAATPAAEAAAAAPAAEEAPAKVINSGDNAWMLTSSALVLFMSLPGLALFYGGIVRKKNVLSVFAQIFAIAGIASIIWWAVGFSLSFTEGNAFIGGTSAAFFAGVGGEPGTLATVSQNVFAMFQLTFAIITPALIIGAIAERMKFSAVVVFVVLWLFAVYFPFAHMVWGGGFLATSIKAIDFAGGTVVHMTSGFSALVLCIILGRRKGYGKEPIAPHSVVLTATGAGILWVGWYGFNAGSAGAADGIAGNAFATTTFAAAIAGITWGLAEWIFKGKPSVLGIASGVIGGLVAITPAAGFVSVGSSIIFGVLGGFIPFLAVVYLKKLIGYDDALDTFGVHGVGGTLGAILTGVFADGSINPLVATLKADGVNILAEQLKAVCVTAVWSVVATIIIAFIIKFTIGLRVTAEEEDQGLDTTDHGEEGYILD comes from the coding sequence ATGCTCAAACGAAACCTCCTACTGTCAACCCTGACGGCGGCCGTGATGGCCCTCAGCTGGGTTGCACTTCCAACCAAGACGTACGCCCAAGAAGCGGCACCGGCAGCGACGCCCGCTGCGGAAGCCGCTGCTGCCGCTCCCGCGGCGGAGGAGGCACCCGCCAAAGTCATTAACTCGGGTGACAATGCGTGGATGCTGACCAGCTCGGCGCTGGTTCTCTTCATGTCGCTCCCCGGCCTGGCTTTGTTCTACGGCGGTATCGTTCGCAAGAAGAACGTGCTTTCCGTGTTTGCCCAGATCTTCGCGATCGCGGGTATCGCCAGCATCATCTGGTGGGCGGTTGGCTTCAGTCTCTCCTTTACGGAGGGCAACGCGTTTATCGGTGGCACCAGCGCCGCATTCTTTGCGGGTGTGGGTGGTGAGCCGGGCACGCTGGCTACGGTGTCTCAGAATGTCTTTGCGATGTTCCAGCTCACCTTTGCGATCATCACTCCGGCTCTCATCATCGGCGCCATCGCCGAGCGCATGAAGTTCTCGGCTGTGGTCGTTTTCGTGGTGCTCTGGCTCTTCGCCGTTTACTTCCCGTTTGCCCACATGGTGTGGGGCGGCGGCTTCCTGGCCACGTCGATCAAAGCTATCGACTTCGCCGGTGGCACGGTCGTTCACATGACCTCGGGCTTTTCCGCTCTGGTGCTTTGCATCATCCTCGGTCGCCGCAAAGGCTATGGCAAGGAGCCGATCGCTCCGCATAGCGTCGTGCTGACCGCCACGGGTGCAGGCATCCTCTGGGTTGGCTGGTACGGTTTCAATGCGGGATCCGCTGGCGCCGCTGACGGCATCGCGGGCAACGCCTTCGCGACCACGACGTTTGCCGCCGCTATCGCCGGTATCACGTGGGGTCTCGCTGAGTGGATCTTCAAGGGTAAGCCGAGCGTCCTCGGTATCGCCTCGGGTGTCATCGGTGGCCTGGTTGCCATCACTCCGGCTGCGGGCTTCGTCTCCGTCGGTTCGTCGATCATCTTCGGCGTGCTCGGTGGCTTCATCCCGTTCCTCGCGGTGGTCTACCTCAAGAAGCTCATCGGATATGATGACGCTCTCGACACCTTCGGCGTTCACGGTGTGGGCGGTACCCTCGGTGCCATCCTGACCGGTGTCTTTGCCGACGGTTCCATCAACCCGCTCGTCGCAACGCTCAAGGCCGACGGAGTCAACATCCTCGCCGAGCAGCTCAAGGCGGTCTGCGTGACTGCGGTATGGAGCGTGGTCGCCACGATCATCATCGCCTTCATCATCAAGTTCACCATCGGCCTCCGTGTGACGGCTGAAGAGGAAGATCAGGGTCTGGATACGACCGACCACGGCGAAGAAGGATATATCCTCGACTAA
- a CDS encoding amino acid permease, which yields MKSVLRSFLRCKSIEVLQQELTGEGTDKVKLHRALGPTNLVLFGIGVIIGAGIFSVTGSAAGSYAGPAIVLSFVIAGIGCALAGLCYSEFASMVPAAGSAYTYSYLTLGEFFAWVIGWDLVLEYAVGAATVASAWSVYLIKFLGHIGIAFPAQLAASPFSVLTLQDGSKVHGIINIPAIFIVILMSGLLIKGIRESAVFNAVMVAVKVTVVLAFIAVGWSFINPSNHVPFIPPNEGQFGHFGWSGVLRGAAIVFFAYIGFDAVSTAAQEARNPRRDMPIGILVSLLVCTVLYCLFSYVLTGMVSYKQFIGLEGLAPVTVAIEQTPYKVFSLLVEVAILAGFSSVIMILLLGQSRVFYSMSRDGLLPGLFSEIHPKFRTPWKSNILFALFVSAFAGFVPGDVVGHMCSIGTLLAFVMVCLAVIVLRVTKPDVPRQFRVPWVPVVPILGALMCLAMMLALPIDTWIRLAVWLAIGLAIYFFYGRKSSKLQRVSR from the coding sequence ATGAAATCCGTTCTCCGTTCGTTCCTCCGCTGCAAATCCATCGAGGTACTCCAACAGGAGTTGACCGGCGAGGGAACGGACAAGGTCAAACTCCACCGGGCGCTCGGACCGACGAACCTCGTGCTCTTCGGCATCGGGGTCATCATTGGAGCCGGTATTTTTTCGGTCACCGGCTCGGCGGCTGGTTCTTACGCCGGCCCGGCCATCGTTCTGTCTTTTGTGATCGCGGGCATCGGCTGCGCCCTGGCAGGTTTGTGCTATTCCGAGTTTGCCTCGATGGTCCCTGCGGCTGGCAGCGCGTACACCTACTCCTATCTCACCCTCGGTGAGTTTTTCGCCTGGGTCATTGGCTGGGATCTCGTGCTCGAGTACGCCGTCGGTGCGGCGACTGTGGCGAGCGCCTGGTCGGTCTATCTCATCAAGTTTCTCGGTCACATCGGTATTGCCTTTCCTGCGCAATTGGCGGCTTCGCCCTTTAGCGTTCTGACCTTGCAGGATGGCTCCAAGGTGCACGGCATCATCAATATCCCGGCAATCTTCATCGTCATCCTCATGTCGGGGCTGCTGATCAAGGGCATCCGCGAGTCCGCAGTCTTCAATGCCGTCATGGTGGCGGTGAAGGTGACCGTGGTATTGGCGTTTATTGCGGTCGGGTGGTCATTTATCAACCCATCGAATCATGTGCCGTTCATCCCGCCGAACGAAGGGCAGTTTGGCCATTTTGGCTGGAGTGGAGTGCTTCGCGGTGCGGCGATCGTTTTCTTTGCCTACATCGGCTTTGACGCTGTATCCACCGCGGCCCAGGAGGCGAGAAACCCGAGGCGTGACATGCCGATCGGCATCCTGGTCTCGCTGCTGGTCTGTACGGTTCTCTACTGCCTGTTTTCCTACGTGCTGACGGGCATGGTAAGCTACAAGCAATTCATCGGCCTGGAAGGGTTGGCGCCTGTCACTGTGGCCATTGAGCAGACTCCCTACAAGGTCTTCTCCCTGCTGGTCGAGGTCGCGATCCTGGCGGGTTTCTCATCGGTCATCATGATTCTCCTCCTCGGACAATCCCGGGTGTTTTACTCAATGTCTCGGGATGGACTGCTGCCTGGACTCTTCAGTGAGATCCATCCGAAGTTCCGTACGCCGTGGAAATCCAACATTCTCTTTGCGCTGTTTGTCAGCGCCTTTGCCGGATTCGTGCCGGGTGATGTGGTCGGCCACATGTGCAGCATCGGTACACTCCTGGCCTTTGTGATGGTCTGCCTTGCGGTGATCGTGCTGCGAGTGACCAAACCTGATGTTCCTCGTCAGTTCCGGGTCCCGTGGGTGCCTGTGGTGCCGATCCTCGGTGCGCTGATGTGTCTGGCCATGATGCTGGCGCTGCCGATTGACACGTGGATCCGGCTGGCTGTGTGGCTGGCGATCGGGCTGGCCATCTACTTTTTCTACGGACGCAAGAGCAGCAAGCTCCAGAGGGTCTCACGATAA
- a CDS encoding magnesium transporter CorA family protein — protein MATAAGDDAEIVLPPEDVEIPLAVDTKPSRPVRSARYFYRIENNRLVDCPDEEAQIFVYIAPTIDDESELQELYNIDYHTLQSSLDPDELSRLEFETDHAALIFKRPKSFCADDNFLLKLTSTGVFLYEEQLVIVMPDDAPLFEGRVPFQVQSIHDVILRLLYQSTLHFEGHLKAINMLSDSLERRISTSLENRYLLNMFALEKSLVYIVNSISSNGALLERLRSSAERLGFDRDQTGIIEDMIIENKQCYRRAEIHTQVIGGLMDARASIVSHNLNQLIKKFTIWTVAIMLANLVIGIFSMNVDLPLPEDHSWWPFLLINMLALGTAGLVFWIWRVKKW, from the coding sequence ATGGCGACGGCTGCCGGAGACGACGCGGAAATCGTTCTACCACCCGAGGATGTGGAAATCCCACTCGCGGTGGATACGAAGCCGTCGCGTCCCGTCCGCAGCGCGCGGTACTTTTATCGCATTGAGAACAACCGCCTTGTCGACTGTCCGGACGAGGAGGCTCAAATATTTGTCTACATCGCGCCGACCATTGATGATGAATCCGAGCTGCAGGAACTCTACAACATCGATTATCATACGCTCCAGTCGTCGCTCGACCCCGATGAGTTGTCCCGTCTCGAGTTTGAGACCGACCATGCTGCGCTGATTTTCAAACGCCCGAAGAGCTTTTGCGCAGACGACAACTTCCTGCTCAAGCTTACCTCCACCGGCGTCTTCCTTTACGAGGAGCAACTGGTGATCGTCATGCCCGACGATGCACCGCTTTTCGAAGGTCGAGTACCCTTTCAGGTCCAGTCCATCCACGACGTCATTCTCCGCCTGCTATATCAATCCACCCTCCACTTTGAAGGGCACCTGAAGGCGATCAACATGCTCTCCGACTCCCTCGAGCGACGCATCAGCACCTCCCTGGAGAACAGGTATCTCCTCAACATGTTCGCGCTGGAGAAAAGTCTCGTATACATCGTCAACTCGATCAGCTCCAACGGCGCCCTGCTGGAGCGCCTGCGCTCCTCGGCCGAGCGTCTCGGTTTTGACCGCGACCAGACCGGCATCATCGAGGACATGATCATCGAGAACAAGCAGTGCTATCGCCGTGCGGAGATTCACACCCAGGTCATCGGCGGCCTCATGGATGCCCGGGCCTCGATCGTCAGTCACAATCTGAACCAGCTGATCAAAAAATTCACCATCTGGACGGTGGCGATCATGCTGGCCAATCTCGTCATCGGCATCTTCTCGATGAACGTCGATCTCCCGCTGCCCGAGGATCATTCGTGGTGGCCTTTCCTGCTGATCAATATGCTCGCTCTGGGCACGGCGGGACTCGTTTTCTGGATTTGGCGCGTTAAAAAGTGGTGA